A section of the Piliocolobus tephrosceles isolate RC106 chromosome 14, ASM277652v3, whole genome shotgun sequence genome encodes:
- the PIGO gene encoding GPI ethanolamine phosphate transferase 3 isoform X3, with protein sequence MWILQVWRRKQRNTGPVHSLAWKKHDTPRKNKSVEIPRDRTSRAFCRKGRRVVFMGDDTWKDLFPGAFSKAFFFPSFNVRDLDTVDNGILEHLYPTMDSGEWDVLIAHFLGVDHCGHKHGPHHPEMAKKLSQMDQVIQGLVERLENDTLLVVAGDHGMTTNGDHGGDSELEVSAALFLYSPTALFPSTPPEEPEVIPQVSLVPTLALLLGLPIPFGNIGEVMAELFSGGEDSQPHSSALAQASALHLNAQQVSRFLHTYSAATQDLQAKELHQLQNLFSKASADYQWLLQSPNGAEATLPTVIAELQQFLRGARAMCIESWARFSLVRMAGGAALLVAACFICLLASQWAISPDFPFRPLLLIPVAWGLVGTIAYAGLLGIIELKLDLVLLGAVAAVSSFLPFLWKAWAGWGSKRPLATLFPIPGPVLLLLLFRLAVFFSDSFVVAEARATPFLLGSFILLLVVQLHWEGQLLPPKLLTMPRLGTSAATNPPRHSGAYALRLGIGLLLCTRLAGLFHRCPEETPVCHSSPWLSPLASMVGGRAKNLWYGACVAALVALLAAVRLWLCHYGNLKSPEPPMLFVRWGLPLMALGTAAYWALASGADEAPPRLRALVSGASMVLPRAVAGLAASGLALLLWKPVTVLVKAGAGAPRTRTVLTPFSGPPTSQAVLDYVVPQIYRHMQEEFRGRLERTKSQGTLTVAAYQLGSVYSAAMVIALTLLAFPLLLLHAERISLVFLLLFLQSFLLLHLLAAGIPITTPGPFTVPWRAVSAWALMATQTFYSTGHQPVFPAIHWHAAFVGFPEGHGSCTWLPALLVGANTFASHLLFAVGCPLLLLWPFLCESQGLRKRQQPPGNEAEARVRPEEEEEPLMEMRLRDAPHHFYAALLQLGLKYLFILGIQILACALAASILRRHLMVWKVFAPKFIFEAVGFIVSSVGLLLGIALVMRVDGAVSSWFRQLFLAQQR encoded by the exons atgTGGATCTTGCAAGTGTggagaagaaagcagagaaataCAGGCCCTGTTCATTCATTGGCTTGGAAGAAGCACGATACACCcaggaaaaacaaatcagtagaGATACCCAGAGACAGAACTAGCAGAGCGTTTTGTAGGAAGG GAAGGCGTGTAGTCTTCATGGGAGATGATACCTGGAAAGACCTTTTCCCTGGTGCTTTCTCCAAAGCTTTCTTCTTCCCATCCTTCAATGTCAGAGACCTAGACACAGTGGACAATGGCATCCTGGAACACCTCTACCCCACCA TGGACAGTGGTGAATGGGACGTGCTGATTGCTCACTTCCTGGGTGTGGACCACTGTGGCCACAAGCATGGCCCTCACCACCCTGAAATGGCCAAGAAACTTAGCCAGATGGACCAGGTGATCCA GGGACTTGTGGAGCGTCTGGAGAATGACACACTGCTGGTAGTGGCTGGGGACCATGGAATGACCACAAATGGAGACCATGGAGGGGACAGTGAGCTGGAGGTCTCAGCTGCACTCTTTCTGTATAGCCCCACAGCACTCTTCCCCAGTACCCCGCCAGAG GAGCCAGAGGTGATTCCTCAAGTTAGCCTTGTGCCCACACTGGCCCTGCTGCTGGGCCTGCCCATCCCATTTGGAAACATTGGGGAAGTGATGGCTGAGCTATTCTCAGGGGGTGAGGACTCCCAACCCCACTCCTCTGCTTTAGCCCAAGCCTCAGCTCTCCATCTCAATGCTCAGCAG GTGTCCCGATTTCTTCATACCTACTCCGCTGCTACTCAGGACCTTCAAGCTAAGGAGCTTCATCAGCTGCAGAACCTCTTCTCCAAGGCCTCTGCTGACTACCAGTGGCTTCTGCAGAGCCCCAATGGGGCTGAGGCGACACTGCCGACTGTGATTGCTGAGCTGCAGCAGTTCCTGCGGGGAGCTCGGGCCATGTGCATCGAGTCTTGGGCTCGTTTCTCTCTGGTCCGCATGGCGGGGGGTGCTGCTCTCTTGGTTGCTGCCTGCTTTATCTGCCTGCTGGCATCTCAGTGGGCAATATCCCCAGACTTTCCATTCCGCCCTCTACTTCTGATACCCGTGGCCTGGGGCCTTGTTGGGACCATAGCGTATGCTGGACTCCTGGGAATTATTGAGCTGAAGCTAGATCTAGTGCTTCTAGGggctgtggctgcagtgagctcattCCTGCCTTTTCTGTGGAAAGCCTGGGCTGGCTGGGGGTCCAAGAGACCTCTGGCAACCCTGTTTCCGATCCCTGGGCCCGTCCTGTTACTCCTGCTCTTTCGCTTGGCTGTGTTCTTCTCTGATAGTTTTGTTGTAGCTGAGGCCAGGGCCACCCCCTTCCTTTTGGGCTCATTCATCCTCCTGCTGGTTGTCCAGCTTCACTGGGAGGGCCAGCTGCTTCCACCTAAGCTGCTCACAATGCCCCGCCTTGGCACTTCAGCCGCAACAAACCCCCCACGGCACAGTGGTGCATATGCCCTGAGGCTTGGAATTGGGTTGCTTTTATGTACAAGGCTAGCTGGGCTTTTTCATCGTTGCCCTGAAGAGACACCTGTTTGCCACTCCTCTCCCTGGCTGAGTCCTCTGGCATCCATGGTGGGTGGTCGAGCCAAGAATTTGTGGTATGGAGCTTGCGTGGCAGCACTGGTGGCCCTGTTAGCTGCTGTGCGCTTGTGGCTTTGCCACTATGGTAATCTCAAGAGCCCCGAGCCACCCATGCTCTTTGTGCGCTGGGGACTGCCCCTAATGGCATTGGGTACTGCTGCCTACTGGGCATTGGCGTCAGGGGCAGATGAGGCTCCCCCCCGTCTCCGGGCCCTGGTCTCTGGGGCATCCATGGTGCTGCCTCGGGCTGTAGCAGGGCTGGCTGCTTCAGGGCTCGCGCTGCTGCTTTGGAAGCCTGTAACGGTGCTGGTGAAGGCTGGGGCAGGCGCTCCAAGGACCAGGACTGTCCTCACTCCCTTCTCAGGCCCCCCCACTTCTCAAGCTGTCCTGGATTATGTGGTCCCTCAAATCTACCGACACATGCAGGAGGAGTTCCGGGGCCGGCTAGAGAGGACCAAATCTCAGGGTACCCTGACTGTGGCTGCTTATCAGTTGGGGAGTGTCTACTCAGCTGCTATGGTCATAGCCCTCACCCTGTTGGCCTTCCCACTTCTGCTGTTGCATGCGGAGCGCATCAGCCTTGTGTTCCTGCTTCTGTTTCTGCAGAGCTTCCTTCTCCTACATCTGCTTGCTGCTGGGATACCCATCACCACCCCTG GTCCTTTTACTGTGCCATGGCGGGCAGTCTCAGCTTGGGCCCTCATGGCCACACAGACCTTCTACTCCACGGGCCACCAGCCTGTCTTTCCAGCCATCCATTGGCATGCAGCCTTCGTGGGATTCCCAGAGGGTCATGGCTCCTGTACTTGGCTGCCTGCTTTGCTAGTGGGAGCCAACACTTTTGCCTCCCACCTCCTCTTTGCAG TAGGTTGCCCactgctcctgctctggcctttCCTGTGTGAGAGTCAAGGGCTGCGGAAGAGACAGCAGCCCCCAGGGAATGAAGCTGAAGCCAGAGTCAGACccgaggaggaagaggagccacTGATGGAGATGCGGCTCCGGGATGCGCCTCACCACTTCTATGCAGCACTGCTGCAGCTGGGCCTCAAGTACCTCTTTATCCTTGGTATTCAG ATTCTGGCCTGTGCCTTGGCAGCCTCCATCCTTCGCAGGCATCTCATGGTCTGGAAAGTGTTTGCCCCTAA GTTCATTTTTGAGGCTGTGGGCTTCATTGTGAGCAGCGTGGGACTTCTCCTGGGCATAGCTTTGGTGATGAGAGTGGATGGTGCTGTGAGCTCCTGGTTCAGGCAGCTATTTCTGGCCCAGCAGAGGTAG